The following coding sequences lie in one Saccharopolyspora hordei genomic window:
- a CDS encoding PH domain-containing protein, whose amino-acid sequence MAYPDDLLGEDEYVVVHKHPHWKMLVVPVLLLFVVVGGGSYLAALAAPTPWHLPAWIALAVVGVVLLAWLTLAPLVRWRTTHFVVTTHRLMVREGVFTRSGIDIPTSRINSVRFRHGLLDRVLGCGTLIVESASDEPLEFDDIPQVEKVHTLLYREVNDDPRDDPGYAGEGR is encoded by the coding sequence GTGGCCTACCCAGACGACCTGCTCGGCGAGGACGAGTACGTGGTCGTGCACAAGCACCCGCACTGGAAGATGCTGGTCGTCCCGGTGCTGCTGCTCTTCGTGGTCGTCGGCGGCGGTTCCTACCTGGCGGCGCTGGCCGCCCCCACGCCGTGGCACCTGCCCGCGTGGATCGCGCTGGCGGTGGTCGGCGTCGTCCTGCTCGCCTGGCTCACCCTCGCGCCGCTGGTGCGCTGGCGCACCACGCACTTCGTGGTCACCACGCACCGGCTGATGGTCCGCGAGGGGGTGTTCACCCGCAGCGGCATCGACATCCCGACGTCCCGGATCAACTCGGTGCGCTTCCGGCACGGCCTCCTCGACCGGGTGCTCGGCTGCGGCACGCTGATCGTGGAGTCCGCTTCCGACGAGCCGCTGGAGTTCGACGACATCCCGCAGGTGGAGAAGGTCCACACACTGCTGTACCGCGAGGT
- a CDS encoding biotin--[acetyl-CoA-carboxylase] ligase, producing the protein MTAVLLDGGRLRARLVDAGPYAALDVVTVTGSTNTDLAAAASRGAADRTVLIAEEQRAGRGRMQRQWTSPRGQGLFVSVLLRPEVPQSAVSWVPLVAGIALAETVQRTTGVPARLKWPNDLLLGSGDEWRKAAGILGEAAAGPDGLALVLGMGVNVLQRPEDLPRGAGGLPATSLAAEGAEVDREEFAVALLTAFAEAEGSWRAASGDVVGSGLLDRYRALCSTLGQQVRVELGPEEQLRGVATDVDTEGRLVVRADSGRTTAVSAGDVVHVRPA; encoded by the coding sequence GTGACTGCTGTGCTGCTGGACGGTGGACGGCTGCGCGCCCGGTTGGTCGACGCCGGACCGTACGCCGCGCTCGACGTGGTGACCGTGACCGGCTCGACCAACACCGACCTGGCGGCGGCCGCGAGCCGAGGTGCCGCGGACCGGACCGTGCTGATCGCCGAGGAACAACGGGCCGGGCGCGGCCGCATGCAGCGCCAGTGGACCTCGCCGCGCGGCCAGGGGCTGTTCGTGAGCGTCCTGCTGCGTCCCGAGGTGCCGCAGTCCGCGGTCTCCTGGGTGCCGCTGGTCGCCGGGATCGCGCTGGCCGAGACGGTGCAGCGCACCACCGGCGTGCCCGCCCGCCTGAAGTGGCCGAACGACCTGCTGCTGGGCAGCGGCGACGAGTGGCGGAAGGCCGCCGGGATCCTCGGCGAGGCGGCGGCCGGGCCGGACGGCCTCGCGCTGGTGCTCGGCATGGGCGTCAACGTGCTGCAGCGTCCCGAGGACCTGCCCCGCGGCGCGGGCGGCCTGCCCGCCACCTCGCTGGCCGCGGAGGGCGCGGAGGTCGACCGGGAGGAGTTCGCCGTGGCGTTGCTCACGGCGTTCGCCGAGGCCGAGGGCAGCTGGCGCGCGGCGTCCGGGGACGTGGTGGGCAGCGGGCTGCTCGACCGGTACCGCGCGCTGTGCAGCACCCTGGGGCAGCAGGTCCGCGTCGAGCTCGGGCCCGAGGAGCAGCTGCGCGGCGTCGCCACCGACGTCGACACCGAGGGCCGTCTCGTGGTGCGCGCGGACAGCGGGCGGACCACCGCGGTCTCCGCCGGCGACGTGGTCCACGTGCGACCGGCCTGA